One genomic region from Microcystis panniformis FACHB-1757 encodes:
- a CDS encoding N-acetylmuramoyl-L-alanine amidase — MGPFWLKVRTFGQNILIGWGLVLLIGFYHSISAKSTSLMIVYPPDNHQTTAARIFFIGSAPPSGQVLLNNQPIQRSAKGYFAPSFPLEVGENNFTIRYQNQTINRQIIRRDTQAVIPQGLAFADNSLSPSVHRTRLVGEWICFSAIATPQAQVSVQLGDKILPLLPQTQTTKLPSNAAVLTNLNQANSEDKTGYYRGCQQFKQEANLGKPIFTAQLNNRSISQQGQGEINIISDQNLPVIEIIAAQGVARTGPGSDYSRLTPLPQGTKARVTGKEGDWLRLDYGGWILEQETRLIVNEVLDNANIRGLSSRSINQATEIIFPLSHPVPIAVAQEDDKFILTLYNTIAQTDTIFLVDNPLVRRLDWRQINPTTIEYTFNLNQKQQWGYSLRYQGTNLILTLRHPPEKSDNLQGKVILLDPGHGGKETGAVGPTGYTEKEINLLMSKLIKQELEKLGATVYLTRETDIDLSLPARVEMINNLQPTLAISVHYNALPDDGDALNTQGIGIFWYHPQAADLSVFLHDYLTKNLNRPSYGVFWNNLALTRPYSSPSLLLELGFMSNPQEFEWITDTQAQKQLAQVLAAGISQWFQQSGVIASS, encoded by the coding sequence ATGGGGCCATTCTGGTTAAAAGTGAGAACTTTTGGGCAAAATATCTTAATTGGTTGGGGTTTAGTGCTATTAATCGGTTTTTATCACAGTATCAGCGCTAAATCTACCTCATTAATGATTGTTTATCCTCCCGATAATCATCAAACCACGGCCGCTAGAATCTTTTTTATTGGCTCTGCTCCTCCATCGGGTCAAGTTTTGCTCAATAATCAACCGATTCAACGCAGTGCTAAAGGATATTTTGCCCCTAGTTTTCCCCTAGAAGTTGGCGAAAATAATTTCACTATTCGCTATCAAAACCAAACTATTAATCGTCAAATAATTCGTCGAGATACTCAAGCAGTTATTCCCCAAGGATTAGCTTTTGCTGATAACTCTCTCAGTCCTTCTGTCCATAGGACGAGGTTAGTGGGGGAATGGATTTGTTTTAGTGCGATTGCCACTCCCCAAGCTCAGGTTTCTGTGCAGTTAGGAGATAAAATTCTGCCTCTTTTACCCCAAACTCAAACCACAAAACTGCCTAGTAATGCCGCAGTTTTAACTAATCTTAATCAAGCGAATTCCGAGGATAAAACTGGTTACTATCGAGGTTGTCAGCAGTTTAAGCAAGAGGCTAACTTAGGAAAACCTATTTTTACAGCACAATTAAATAATCGATCGATTAGTCAACAAGGTCAAGGAGAAATTAATATTATTAGCGATCAAAATTTACCAGTGATTGAAATTATAGCTGCCCAAGGGGTAGCGCGCACGGGACCGGGTAGTGATTATTCCCGTTTAACTCCTTTACCCCAAGGTACGAAAGCGAGAGTCACTGGGAAAGAAGGGGATTGGTTACGGTTAGATTATGGTGGTTGGATTTTAGAGCAAGAAACCCGTTTAATAGTTAATGAGGTCTTAGATAATGCTAATATTCGCGGTCTCTCTTCTCGAAGTATCAATCAAGCAACAGAAATTATTTTTCCCCTCTCCCATCCTGTACCGATCGCCGTGGCACAAGAGGATGATAAATTTATTTTGACCCTTTATAATACCATTGCCCAAACCGATACAATTTTTCTAGTGGATAATCCCTTGGTCAGACGTTTAGATTGGCGACAAATCAACCCGACTACGATAGAATACACTTTTAATCTTAACCAAAAACAACAGTGGGGTTATAGTCTTCGTTACCAGGGGACAAATTTAATCTTAACCCTGCGTCATCCCCCGGAAAAAAGTGATAATTTACAGGGCAAAGTTATTTTATTAGATCCCGGACACGGAGGTAAAGAAACTGGCGCTGTCGGTCCGACGGGTTACACAGAAAAAGAGATTAATTTGCTTATGTCTAAATTAATTAAACAGGAGTTAGAAAAATTGGGAGCAACAGTTTATTTAACCAGAGAAACTGACATAGACTTATCTTTACCGGCACGAGTAGAGATGATTAATAATCTGCAACCAACCCTAGCAATATCAGTTCACTATAATGCTTTACCTGATGATGGAGATGCCTTAAATACTCAAGGAATTGGCATATTTTGGTATCATCCCCAAGCAGCGGATTTATCAGTTTTTCTCCACGATTATTTAACCAAAAATCTTAACCGTCCTTCCTATGGAGTATTTTGGAATAATTTAGCTTTAACTCGTCCCTATAGTAGTCCTTCATTGTTATTAGAGTTAGGATTTATGAGTAATCCTCAAGAATTTGAATGGATTACCGATACTCAGGCACAAAAACAATTAGCGCAAGTTTTAGCCGCCGGAATTAGCCAATGGTTTCAACAATCTGGGGTAATTGCTTCCAGTTAA
- the cruG gene encoding 2'-O-glycosyltransferase CruG yields the protein MLTEIILGAFCLGLLLSQAVAFFILLSRLLKGARRRPPLTPQPPTPEMLGTVSVIVPTLNEVARIDGCLRGLSQQSYEVREILIVDSNSQDGTREKVKEIAAKDPRFRLKTDDPLPPDWVGRPWALHNGFLFSSPESDWILGIDADTQPQANLVASLVKAAIAEGYDLVSLSPQFILSYPGEWWLQPALLMTLLYRFDAAGVRGQDPQRVMANGQCFLCRRSVLAALDGYSGAKGSFCDDVTLARLAATKGYRVGFLDGAKLIRVRMYEGLRETWREWGRSLDLKDASYQGQLWGDLALLALTQGLPIIITPLLLTALFFGYNFLSLKIVLTLNLLLLLIRFALLLAVSPSYYRGEKVNLSSGLFWLSPLADPLAVIRIFISAFTRPQSWRGRVYQ from the coding sequence TTGTTAACTGAGATAATTCTCGGTGCATTCTGCCTGGGGCTACTGCTGTCTCAGGCTGTTGCCTTTTTTATCCTTCTTTCCCGTCTGCTAAAAGGGGCGCGTCGTCGTCCTCCCCTGACTCCCCAACCCCCCACCCCGGAGATGTTAGGGACAGTAAGCGTGATTGTGCCGACGTTAAACGAAGTGGCCAGGATTGACGGTTGTTTAAGGGGATTGAGTCAACAGAGTTACGAAGTGCGAGAAATTCTGATTGTCGATAGCAATTCCCAAGATGGTACGCGGGAAAAAGTCAAGGAGATAGCGGCAAAAGACCCCCGCTTTCGCTTGAAAACCGATGATCCTTTGCCTCCTGATTGGGTAGGTCGTCCCTGGGCGTTACACAATGGTTTTTTGTTTAGTTCTCCTGAAAGTGACTGGATTTTGGGCATTGATGCCGATACCCAACCCCAAGCAAATTTAGTCGCTAGTTTGGTCAAAGCTGCGATCGCAGAAGGTTATGACTTAGTTTCCCTGTCGCCGCAATTTATCCTCTCCTATCCGGGAGAATGGTGGTTACAGCCGGCTTTATTGATGACTTTGCTCTATCGCTTTGATGCGGCCGGAGTGCGCGGGCAAGATCCCCAACGAGTCATGGCCAATGGTCAATGTTTTCTCTGCCGGCGGTCAGTTTTAGCGGCTTTAGACGGTTATAGCGGGGCAAAAGGTTCTTTTTGCGATGATGTCACCCTCGCCCGTCTAGCGGCAACGAAAGGCTATCGGGTGGGATTTCTCGATGGGGCGAAGTTGATTCGCGTGCGGATGTACGAAGGACTCAGGGAAACTTGGCGCGAATGGGGCAGATCTCTTGACCTCAAAGATGCCTCCTATCAGGGGCAATTATGGGGCGATTTAGCCTTATTAGCTCTTACTCAGGGATTACCGATAATTATCACCCCTTTACTGCTCACAGCTTTGTTTTTTGGCTACAATTTCCTGAGTTTAAAAATTGTCTTGACTTTAAACCTGCTGCTGTTATTGATTCGTTTTGCCCTTTTATTGGCTGTTTCTCCTAGCTACTATCGGGGCGAAAAAGTCAATCTATCTTCAGGATTATTTTGGCTATCTCCCCTAGCGGATCCGCTGGCAGTTATCCGCATTTTTATCTCTGCTTTTACCCGTCCCCAAAGTTGGCGCGGTCGAGTGTATCAGTGA
- a CDS encoding IS630 family transposase, with product MINLEFTEEEKNSLYYERFHHPHPRVQLKMEVLWLKSQKIPHQKICQLAGISPNTLLTYLRDYQEGGIEKLKEINFYRPKSQLEFQKETLKKYFEKNPPATINEAVYRIEELTGIKRSPTQVRKFLKSMGMKCLKVGSLPSKADPDEQEDYKEKKLEPRLNEAKEGKRAVFFVDAAHFVMGAFLGFVWCFERLFVKSPSGRKRFNVLGALNAITHEVILVTYETYITATQVCELRSKIAALGLMIPITLVLDNARYQKCKIVEELALSLSIELLYLPSYSPNLNLIERLWKLVKKKCLYGKYYENFSDFSSAIYECLNDAHLKHKKELDSLLTLRFQKFNKSQIMNV from the coding sequence ATGATTAACCTAGAATTCACGGAAGAAGAAAAGAACTCACTGTATTATGAAAGATTTCATCATCCCCATCCCCGGGTTCAACTGAAGATGGAAGTTCTCTGGTTAAAAAGCCAAAAGATACCGCACCAAAAAATTTGTCAGTTAGCAGGGATCTCGCCAAATACCTTATTAACCTATCTTCGCGATTATCAAGAAGGCGGAATAGAAAAATTAAAAGAAATCAACTTCTATCGCCCTAAAAGTCAATTAGAGTTTCAAAAAGAAACCCTCAAAAAATACTTCGAGAAAAATCCACCAGCCACAATAAATGAAGCTGTATATAGGATAGAAGAATTGACGGGAATAAAACGAAGTCCTACCCAAGTGAGAAAATTTTTAAAATCAATGGGAATGAAATGTTTAAAAGTAGGTTCTCTTCCTTCTAAAGCTGACCCAGATGAACAAGAGGACTACAAAGAAAAAAAGCTAGAACCCAGACTAAATGAGGCAAAAGAAGGAAAAAGGGCTGTTTTTTTTGTTGATGCCGCTCACTTCGTCATGGGAGCATTTCTCGGTTTTGTTTGGTGTTTTGAGAGACTTTTTGTTAAGTCACCGAGCGGGCGTAAACGCTTCAATGTTTTAGGAGCATTAAATGCAATAACTCATGAAGTTATTCTGGTAACATATGAAACTTATATTACGGCAACTCAAGTCTGTGAACTCCGGTCAAAAATAGCTGCTTTAGGACTAATGATTCCCATCACTCTAGTCTTAGATAATGCCCGCTATCAAAAATGTAAAATTGTTGAAGAATTGGCTCTTTCTTTGTCAATAGAGCTGCTCTATCTGCCGTCTTATTCACCTAATCTAAATTTAATTGAAAGGCTGTGGAAATTGGTCAAAAAGAAATGTTTATATGGTAAATATTATGAGAACTTTTCTGACTTTTCTTCAGCTATTTATGAATGTCTGAATGATGCCCATCTGAAACATAAAAAAGAACTGGATTCCTTGCTGACTCTACGATTTCAGAAGTTTAATAAATCTCAGATTATGAACGTCTAA
- a CDS encoding glycoside hydrolase family 10 protein — MVKFSKYLKRFGIVVGVAFLLLVTHRAAPRKAVENEQMKGVWLTNIGTILLHHTTSLDEVLNHLSRSGYDRVYFSVYGFRGTLYPTSQRPTNWLFVPPLSNPWRAAVKESLRQGLKPYAWFEYGLMLSPNDPIAKKHPDWLLKTPAGKTVVETNVWLDPANPQVQAYLLGNMEDILKEKDLAGIQLDDHWAVPRVFGNKSQALTNLTRKLHDHVKAINPKLVVSLSPNPHSFAVNKYNQNWLAWVRQGIVDEVVLQIYRKTPNQVAASLSGSGLATASRYVPVGVGLYAGWNPDFSLKGLQAQVRTVERQGYGYSLFSWEFVVMRHLFNHIPRF, encoded by the coding sequence ATGGTTAAGTTTAGCAAGTACCTAAAGAGGTTTGGGATTGTTGTTGGAGTGGCTTTTTTGTTGTTGGTTACTCACCGAGCGGCTCCCCGAAAGGCAGTGGAAAATGAGCAGATGAAGGGGGTTTGGTTAACCAATATTGGCACGATATTGTTACATCACACTACGTCCTTAGACGAGGTGTTAAATCATCTTTCGCGATCGGGTTATGACCGGGTGTATTTTAGTGTTTATGGGTTTAGGGGAACGCTTTATCCGACTTCCCAACGTCCGACGAATTGGTTGTTTGTGCCGCCGTTGAGCAATCCTTGGAGAGCGGCGGTTAAGGAGTCTTTACGGCAGGGTTTGAAGCCCTATGCTTGGTTTGAGTATGGTTTGATGTTATCCCCTAATGATCCCATTGCCAAAAAGCATCCGGATTGGCTATTAAAAACGCCCGCAGGGAAGACGGTGGTGGAAACCAATGTCTGGTTAGATCCGGCGAATCCGCAGGTACAAGCCTATCTTTTGGGCAATATGGAGGATATTTTAAAAGAAAAAGATTTGGCGGGGATTCAGTTAGATGATCATTGGGCAGTTCCGCGTGTTTTTGGTAATAAAAGTCAGGCTTTAACGAATTTAACTCGCAAGTTACATGATCATGTCAAGGCGATTAATCCCAAGTTGGTGGTGAGTCTTTCGCCTAATCCTCACTCTTTTGCGGTGAATAAATATAATCAAAATTGGTTGGCTTGGGTGCGTCAAGGGATTGTGGATGAGGTGGTCTTACAGATCTATCGGAAAACTCCCAATCAGGTGGCGGCAAGTCTTTCGGGATCGGGACTGGCGACAGCTTCCAGGTATGTGCCAGTGGGGGTGGGTTTATATGCGGGTTGGAATCCTGATTTTTCCTTAAAGGGTTTACAAGCTCAGGTGAGGACGGTGGAGCGTCAGGGTTATGGCTATTCGTTATTTTCTTGGGAATTTGTGGTCATGCGTCATCTTTTTAATCATATTCCCCGGTTTTAA
- a CDS encoding serine/threonine protein kinase yields MSAESRHRSLLANRYQLVELIGSGAMGQVYRAEDKLLGGVTVAVKFLSQTLLNQRMRERFEREATISALLGEKSIHVVKVRDYGVDDKEVPFYVMEFLPGESMSEIIKHQPLPLPRFLNLTRQICFGLECAHKGIIFQGEICPIIHRDIKPSNIIVIQDSGLGELVKILDFGIAKLIQSGESQTQSFMGTLAYCSPEQMEGKELDHRSDIYSFGIMMYEMITGETPIFPDNPSFGSWYEVHHYAEPRSFHSSLQLPPELEQLILRCLAKAPSDRPSSVTDILQRLERLEPLVKNEIVKKTDDYTRKIKTPRDLNQTIVSAANARDICVKSSWPEDKPRQKIVFSRCLQAADGVFPGLWVMLDREDIAVRVASVRYNQFLFLPTPHPMILWITVLYHRQWGPRWLPCYLDLKTPQGQKMTKTLAEAGQYWILFFPLEGSNICENVITVNIPANQCQILQQWLTDGQSGQGGSPQISKRMLKQKLDQLKPQILAKLESELAGQP; encoded by the coding sequence ATGTCGGCAGAATCCAGACATCGGAGTTTACTTGCCAATCGATACCAACTGGTCGAGTTGATCGGTAGCGGTGCCATGGGACAAGTATATCGAGCAGAAGATAAACTCTTAGGTGGCGTAACCGTCGCCGTCAAATTCCTCTCGCAAACTCTCCTCAACCAAAGAATGCGTGAGCGCTTCGAGCGAGAGGCGACTATTTCGGCACTTTTAGGCGAAAAAAGTATTCATGTTGTTAAGGTTCGTGATTATGGTGTAGATGACAAGGAAGTCCCCTTCTACGTCATGGAATTTTTGCCGGGGGAGAGCATGAGTGAAATCATCAAACATCAGCCGCTGCCCCTCCCGCGCTTTCTCAATCTCACCCGTCAGATTTGTTTCGGCCTGGAATGCGCCCATAAGGGTATTATCTTCCAAGGGGAGATCTGTCCGATTATTCACCGGGACATCAAACCAAGCAATATTATCGTGATTCAGGACTCAGGATTAGGGGAATTGGTGAAAATTCTCGATTTTGGCATCGCTAAACTCATCCAATCGGGAGAATCCCAAACCCAATCGTTTATGGGAACCTTAGCCTATTGTTCCCCAGAACAGATGGAAGGTAAAGAACTCGATCATCGTTCCGATATCTACAGTTTTGGGATTATGATGTACGAGATGATCACGGGAGAAACGCCCATTTTTCCCGATAATCCCTCCTTTGGCAGTTGGTATGAGGTTCACCACTACGCCGAACCCCGTTCCTTTCATTCTAGCTTGCAATTACCGCCAGAATTAGAACAGTTAATCCTGCGCTGCTTGGCCAAAGCACCCAGCGATCGCCCGTCAAGTGTTACAGATATACTACAACGTCTCGAACGACTTGAACCCCTAGTCAAAAATGAAATCGTCAAAAAAACCGACGATTACACCCGCAAAATCAAAACCCCTCGTGATTTAAATCAAACCATTGTTTCTGCTGCTAATGCGAGGGATATCTGTGTCAAGTCCAGTTGGCCCGAGGATAAACCGCGCCAAAAAATTGTCTTCTCACGCTGTCTCCAGGCTGCTGACGGCGTTTTTCCCGGTTTATGGGTAATGTTGGATCGAGAAGATATCGCCGTCCGGGTTGCTAGTGTCCGTTATAATCAATTCCTCTTTTTACCCACACCTCACCCGATGATTCTCTGGATTACTGTCCTCTATCATCGTCAATGGGGCCCCCGCTGGTTGCCTTGTTATTTGGACTTAAAAACCCCTCAAGGTCAAAAAATGACCAAAACCCTCGCCGAAGCCGGTCAATACTGGATTTTATTTTTCCCCCTCGAAGGCAGCAACATCTGTGAAAATGTGATCACCGTTAATATTCCCGCCAATCAATGCCAAATTTTGCAGCAATGGCTGACCGATGGTCAATCGGGCCAAGGTGGCAGCCCGCAAATTAGCAAGCGGATGCTAAAACAGAAACTCGATCAACTTAAACCCCAGATTCTAGCCAAATTAGAGTCGGAACTGGCCGGGCAGCCCTAA
- a CDS encoding peroxiredoxin has product MALTVGTIAPNFTTTDDTGKTVSLSDFQGKVVVLYFYPKDDTPGCTKQAQSFRDNYQQYQDKEIVVFGVSMDDQGSHAKFKEKYGLPFQLLVDTDGAITKAYDVDGGGYSKRVTYIIDGEGKISHVDDKVNTASHASDILCVVG; this is encoded by the coding sequence ATGGCTTTAACCGTTGGAACAATCGCACCGAACTTTACCACCACCGACGATACTGGAAAAACCGTTTCCCTGTCGGATTTTCAAGGTAAAGTCGTAGTTTTATACTTCTATCCCAAAGATGATACCCCCGGCTGCACCAAGCAAGCGCAAAGTTTCCGGGATAACTACCAACAATACCAAGACAAGGAAATAGTAGTCTTCGGGGTGAGCATGGATGACCAAGGTTCCCATGCAAAATTTAAAGAAAAATACGGTTTACCCTTCCAATTGCTCGTAGATACCGATGGTGCTATCACCAAAGCTTATGACGTCGATGGGGGTGGCTATTCTAAGCGCGTCACCTATATCATCGATGGAGAAGGCAAAATTAGCCATGTGGATGACAAAGTGAATACCGCTAGTCACGCATCGGATATTCTCTGCGTAGTCGGTTAA
- the pta gene encoding phosphate acetyltransferase translates to MTNSLYISTTATGSGKALVALGIIDLILRKTNKVAFFQPIVLDCSQGHRDEDIDLILNYFKLEQTYEEAFGLCYDEVKELLVQQKFDEIIGKIIKKFKNLENKYDFILCEGSDYLQENSAFEFELNTEIAKNLGHPILILGNAYQRSIEDALSPILISCDTYQDKGCKVIGIIINQAEEEKIEELRKTLTKIFPPQEYALGVIPHNAKLSSPRVAEIAQQLQAKVLYGQQRLDSLASNFLVVAMQMQNALERLKEDSLIITPWDRGDVIIGMLQAHQSANYPQLAGIVLTAGHNLNPSIARLIDGLPDPLPILSVTTDTYTTAEHIHDVRTTLTSTDYDKINLSLQLFHSNINLDRLEAQIRTLRTQGITPKMFTYNLVQQAKAQKRHIVLAEGTEPRILQAATVLIEQDIVDLTLLGQPDEIAMVIKKHGITLDLDRLQIIDPVASPHFESYVQTLYEARKAKGMNLDMARDYAQDVSYFGTLMVYQGDADGMVSGAVHTTQHTIRPALQIIKTKPDCAIVSSVFFMCLEDRVLVYGDCAVNPDPSAEELAEIALSSAETAQKFGIEPRIALLSYSSGQSGQGEDVEKVRQATKIAREKRPDWKLEGPIQYDAAVDREVAAQKMPGSEVAGQATVFIFPDLNTGNNTYKAVQRETKALAIGPILQGLKKPVNDLSRGCTVPDIINTVVITAIQSQSF, encoded by the coding sequence ATGACTAACTCTTTATATATCAGCACGACGGCAACGGGAAGCGGTAAAGCGTTAGTAGCTTTAGGAATTATTGACTTAATTCTCCGCAAAACTAATAAAGTTGCTTTTTTCCAGCCAATTGTTCTCGACTGTTCCCAAGGTCATCGGGACGAAGACATTGACTTAATCCTCAATTATTTTAAATTAGAACAAACCTACGAAGAGGCCTTCGGTTTATGTTACGACGAAGTGAAGGAGTTATTGGTACAACAAAAATTTGATGAAATCATCGGAAAAATTATCAAAAAGTTTAAAAACTTAGAAAACAAATATGATTTTATCCTCTGTGAAGGTTCCGATTATCTGCAAGAAAATTCCGCCTTTGAATTTGAACTAAATACAGAAATCGCCAAAAATCTCGGCCATCCCATCTTAATATTAGGTAATGCCTACCAGCGCAGTATCGAAGATGCCCTTAGTCCGATCCTGATTTCCTGCGACACCTACCAAGATAAAGGTTGTAAGGTGATTGGGATTATTATCAATCAAGCTGAAGAGGAAAAAATAGAGGAATTACGGAAAACCCTAACTAAAATTTTTCCCCCCCAAGAATATGCCCTAGGAGTGATTCCCCATAATGCCAAACTTAGCAGCCCGCGAGTGGCAGAAATCGCCCAACAATTACAGGCAAAAGTTCTCTACGGACAGCAAAGATTAGATAGTTTAGCTAGTAACTTTCTGGTGGTGGCCATGCAGATGCAAAATGCCCTAGAGCGGTTAAAAGAAGATAGCTTAATTATCACCCCTTGGGATCGCGGCGATGTGATTATCGGGATGTTACAGGCCCACCAATCGGCCAATTATCCCCAATTAGCTGGTATAGTCTTAACAGCAGGTCATAACCTCAATCCTTCGATCGCCCGTTTAATTGACGGTTTGCCCGATCCCTTACCGATTCTCTCCGTCACCACCGATACCTACACCACGGCCGAACACATCCACGATGTGCGAACCACCCTGACCTCGACGGACTACGATAAAATTAACCTCAGTCTGCAGCTTTTTCACAGTAACATCAATCTCGATCGCCTAGAAGCGCAAATTCGCACTTTGCGGACCCAGGGGATTACCCCGAAGATGTTCACCTATAATCTCGTACAACAGGCCAAAGCGCAAAAACGTCACATTGTTTTGGCCGAAGGGACTGAACCGCGCATCCTCCAGGCAGCCACAGTTTTAATCGAACAGGATATCGTCGATTTAACCCTCTTGGGACAACCGGACGAGATTGCAATGGTGATTAAAAAACATGGTATCACTCTCGATCTCGATCGCCTGCAAATTATTGACCCCGTGGCTAGTCCCCATTTTGAAAGCTATGTGCAGACCCTCTACGAAGCGAGAAAAGCCAAGGGAATGAATCTCGATATGGCCCGGGATTATGCACAGGATGTCTCCTATTTTGGCACTTTAATGGTGTATCAGGGCGATGCTGATGGTATGGTATCGGGGGCGGTGCATACCACTCAACACACGATTCGGCCTGCACTCCAGATTATCAAAACTAAGCCCGATTGTGCGATCGTCTCCTCGGTCTTTTTTATGTGTCTAGAGGATCGAGTCTTGGTTTATGGGGATTGTGCGGTCAATCCCGACCCCAGTGCCGAGGAATTAGCCGAAATCGCCCTATCTTCCGCCGAAACCGCCCAAAAATTCGGAATTGAACCGCGAATCGCCCTGCTTTCCTATTCTTCGGGTCAATCGGGCCAGGGAGAAGACGTGGAAAAAGTACGACAAGCGACCAAAATCGCCAGGGAAAAACGCCCCGATTGGAAGCTAGAAGGGCCGATTCAGTACGATGCGGCCGTGGATAGGGAAGTAGCCGCCCAAAAAATGCCGGGGTCAGAGGTGGCGGGCCAAGCAACGGTGTTTATTTTTCCTGACCTGAATACAGGGAATAATACTTATAAAGCCGTACAGCGGGAAACAAAAGCTTTAGCGATTGGTCCAATCCTACAGGGATTAAAAAAACCCGTCAATGATCTCAGTCGCGGTTGTACCGTTCCCGATATTATCAATACGGTGGTAATCACAGCCATTCAATCCCAATCTTTTTGA
- a CDS encoding histidine kinase, with the protein MLPSNEPLTALGRETTTPLSIQLLLFVDDRPSSQEIIRQIQSYLQSLKSDYPIDLQIIEIRQQPHLVEHFRLVATPALVKIAPGPRHTLAGSNLVEQFKKWLVRWQKAIKEEVKNHHAEDGQRQEMEHSGELIRIADEVFRLKQEKEELLEQLKFKDQILAMLAHDLRSPLTAASIAVETLELAYHQPDTERSLQLREQLHQQARKQFRIMNRLITDILQASKSMAAQFTLHQSKFYLQALCQEILSQFTDTFQEKTLILQSDIPQDLPPVYADEELIRQVIINLLENGIKYTPPGGAITLSVLHRTTQKVQVSISDTGPGIPEEKQEHIFEGHVRLKRDEGKEGYGIGLSVCRKIIRAHYGQIWVDSVPDHGSSFHFTLPVYR; encoded by the coding sequence ATGCTCCCATCTAACGAGCCACTGACTGCTTTAGGAAGAGAGACGACAACGCCTCTCTCGATTCAACTTTTGCTATTTGTTGATGACCGTCCCAGTTCTCAAGAAATTATCCGTCAAATTCAGTCCTATCTCCAGTCTTTAAAGTCTGATTACCCAATTGACCTACAGATCATCGAAATTCGCCAGCAGCCTCATTTAGTCGAACATTTTCGCCTTGTAGCTACCCCTGCCTTGGTCAAAATTGCCCCCGGCCCCCGTCATACCCTCGCGGGCAGTAATCTAGTGGAACAGTTTAAAAAATGGTTGGTACGCTGGCAAAAAGCGATTAAAGAGGAGGTCAAAAATCATCACGCTGAGGATGGACAACGTCAAGAGATGGAACATTCGGGCGAACTCATCCGCATCGCCGATGAGGTTTTTCGTCTTAAACAGGAAAAGGAAGAATTATTAGAACAATTAAAATTTAAAGACCAAATTTTGGCTATGTTAGCCCACGATTTACGCAGTCCTCTCACCGCCGCTTCCATCGCCGTGGAAACCCTCGAATTAGCCTATCATCAACCAGATACGGAGCGCAGTCTGCAATTACGAGAACAACTGCACCAACAGGCCCGCAAACAGTTCCGGATTATGAACCGTTTGATCACAGATATTCTACAAGCTTCTAAGAGCATGGCGGCGCAATTCACTCTCCACCAGAGTAAATTTTATCTGCAAGCTCTTTGTCAGGAAATTTTGTCTCAATTTACTGATACTTTTCAGGAAAAGACTTTAATTCTCCAAAGCGATATCCCCCAAGATTTGCCCCCCGTCTATGCTGATGAGGAGTTAATCCGACAGGTGATTATTAATCTCCTGGAGAATGGGATCAAATATACCCCCCCCGGCGGCGCAATTACCCTTTCTGTCCTTCATCGTACTACTCAAAAAGTACAAGTGAGCATCAGTGATACCGGCCCCGGCATTCCCGAAGAAAAACAAGAGCATATTTTTGAAGGTCATGTGCGTCTGAAACGGGATGAGGGGAAAGAAGGTTATGGCATCGGTTTATCGGTCTGTCGCAAGATTATTCGCGCCCACTACGGTCAAATTTGGGTGGATAGTGTCCCCGACCACGGCAGTAGTTTTCACTTCACTCTGCCAGTTTATCGCTAA